The Xenorhabdus doucetiae genome has a window encoding:
- a CDS encoding helix-turn-helix domain-containing protein → MNNVRNDWHQADIIAALRKRGTTLAAVSREAGLSSSTLANVLSRPWPKGEWIVANYLNIHPSEIWPSRYFDMNGNLIERKVRDKSAK, encoded by the coding sequence ATGAACAACGTTAGAAATGACTGGCATCAAGCCGATATTATTGCTGCATTACGTAAGCGTGGTACAACGCTTGCCGCAGTCTCCCGCGAAGCTGGACTCAGTTCTTCTACATTAGCAAATGTGTTATCACGTCCTTGGCCTAAAGGGGAATGGATCGTTGCTAATTATCTTAACATTCACCCGTCTGAAATTTGGCCTAGCCGTTATTTTGATATGAACGGTAACCTTATAGAACGCAAAGTTCGAGATAAGTCAGCAAAATAA
- a CDS encoding phage terminase small subunit P27 family — protein sequence MARAPKPPVYLNVIAADQWKSKAKLLNERDDLSPADWNNLELYCVNYAIYLKAIEDIELRGFAVEGSRGAATSNPSLKAKADAEKIMIKMSSLLGFDPVSRRRNPVETEAEDELDRL from the coding sequence ATGGCAAGGGCACCCAAACCCCCGGTTTACTTAAACGTTATCGCCGCCGATCAATGGAAATCGAAAGCAAAACTGTTAAATGAGCGTGACGACCTCAGCCCGGCAGACTGGAACAACTTAGAGCTGTATTGCGTCAATTATGCGATCTACCTTAAAGCCATTGAAGATATTGAACTGCGCGGGTTTGCGGTGGAAGGTTCACGCGGCGCGGCGACCAGTAACCCGTCATTAAAGGCCAAGGCCGACGCAGAAAAAATCATGATTAAAATGTCCTCCTTGCTGGGCTTTGACCCGGTATCACGGCGTAGAAACCCGGTGGAAACGGAGGCAGAGGACGAATTAGATCGCTTATGA
- a CDS encoding HNH endonuclease: MPWQPLKRCTYPGCKQRVKSDRCDEHKREARRRQDSKRGSRRERGYTPAWDKYRLQFLKANPLCVHCLKLGIYAPATIVDHIIPIDGGSDVLFWPDFNHQPLCNSCHSRKTVTTDPATKEKRRQGHYREQEERAARRRGWLVVE; the protein is encoded by the coding sequence ATGCCTTGGCAACCTTTGAAACGTTGTACCTATCCCGGCTGCAAACAGCGGGTAAAATCGGATCGTTGTGATGAACACAAACGGGAAGCCCGGCGTAGGCAGGACAGCAAGCGAGGCTCAAGGCGTGAGCGCGGTTATACCCCGGCATGGGATAAATACCGCCTGCAATTTCTGAAAGCTAACCCGCTGTGTGTCCACTGCCTTAAGTTGGGTATCTACGCCCCGGCAACCATCGTTGACCACATCATCCCCATTGACGGCGGCAGTGATGTGCTGTTCTGGCCTGACTTCAATCACCAGCCCTTATGCAATAGCTGCCATAGTCGAAAGACGGTCACGACTGACCCCGCGACGAAAGAGAAACGAAGACAAGGACACTATCGGGAACAGGAAGAACGAGCGGCAAGGCGTCGGGGCTGGTTAGTGGTAGAATGA
- a CDS encoding head-tail connector protein, which produces MDKIDIPLSEIKQHCRVDENDTRDNALLMGYAEAALEVCQQHIGKRFDEGLAFTPAIKVGCLMYVSLLYEHREMVADKELKEIPFTIKSLWSVYRDIGVY; this is translated from the coding sequence ATGGATAAAATCGATATTCCCTTAAGTGAAATCAAGCAACATTGTCGGGTGGATGAAAACGACACCCGCGACAATGCGTTATTGATGGGCTATGCAGAAGCCGCACTGGAAGTCTGCCAGCAGCATATCGGCAAACGCTTTGATGAGGGCTTAGCCTTTACGCCCGCAATCAAGGTGGGCTGTCTGATGTATGTCAGCCTGTTATATGAACATCGGGAAATGGTGGCAGATAAGGAGCTGAAAGAAATCCCGTTCACTATCAAGTCCCTGTGGTCTGTCTATCGTGATATCGGAGTCTACTAA
- a CDS encoding phage head closure protein: MRAGRLRHRVTIQKNEQSRSPMGSVINKWVDVAEVWAEVRTISGRELVASSAVFSEVTIRIWLRYRADITTGHRIVYQGKPLTIAVVIPDTKHTRLELLCKGGVRNG, encoded by the coding sequence ATGAGGGCAGGCAGATTGCGGCATCGGGTGACTATTCAGAAAAATGAACAAAGCCGTTCGCCGATGGGATCAGTGATTAACAAATGGGTAGATGTTGCCGAAGTTTGGGCGGAGGTGAGAACGATCAGCGGGCGGGAACTCGTTGCATCGAGCGCGGTATTTTCGGAAGTGACTATCCGTATCTGGTTGCGCTACCGTGCGGATATCACCACAGGCCATCGCATTGTTTATCAAGGTAAACCCCTTACTATTGCCGTCGTTATCCCCGATACCAAACACACCCGTTTAGAACTGCTTTGTAAAGGAGGCGTGCGCAATGGATAA
- a CDS encoding phage portal protein, producing the protein MWPFKRKAPETRSMTMEEFLSLAGVSNTKSGEHVSPSTAEGLPAVMNAVTVISEAVASMPCYLYRVAHQNGTESREWLSDHPVDYLLNERPNDCQTPYQFKRTLMRHCLLNGNAYAVIVWGRDGQPQSLHPYPPSAVVPQRLSDHRFAYTITEPYSGKVKTYLQEEVLHLRYATEDGFLGRSPVTICRETLGLGLAQQRHGASIMKEGMMAAGVIKSADWLDGTKGAKALEALERYKGARNAGKTPILEGGMEYQQLGMSNQDAEWLSSRRFTIDDIARMFNVSPIFLQEYSNSTYSNFSEASRAFLTITMRPWLANFEQQIKAALLMASPKRGVRYQVEFDTADLLRANPRERFQSYETAIKSGVMSPNEAREREGLSPREGGDEFSQAWKQEIQIKQPPEGKA; encoded by the coding sequence ATGTGGCCGTTTAAACGAAAAGCGCCTGAAACCCGTAGTATGACGATGGAGGAGTTTCTTTCTCTGGCGGGCGTATCTAACACTAAATCGGGGGAGCATGTTTCACCGTCCACGGCAGAAGGGTTACCCGCCGTGATGAATGCCGTTACGGTCATTAGTGAAGCCGTGGCCTCTATGCCCTGTTACCTCTATCGGGTTGCACACCAGAACGGGACTGAATCCCGTGAATGGCTCAGTGATCACCCGGTGGATTACTTGCTCAATGAGCGCCCGAATGACTGCCAGACCCCGTACCAGTTTAAGCGAACATTGATGCGTCATTGCTTACTGAATGGTAATGCGTATGCGGTGATTGTCTGGGGGCGGGATGGTCAGCCGCAATCTCTCCACCCTTATCCTCCTTCTGCGGTCGTACCACAACGATTATCCGATCACCGGTTCGCCTATACCATCACCGAACCTTATAGCGGCAAGGTCAAAACCTATTTGCAGGAAGAAGTCTTACACCTGCGCTATGCCACCGAAGACGGTTTTTTGGGGCGCTCACCCGTTACTATTTGCCGCGAAACCTTAGGTTTGGGGCTGGCGCAACAACGCCACGGTGCCAGCATTATGAAAGAGGGCATGATGGCGGCGGGGGTGATTAAATCCGCTGACTGGCTGGACGGGACGAAAGGCGCTAAGGCACTGGAAGCCCTCGAACGTTATAAAGGTGCCCGTAATGCAGGTAAGACGCCTATTCTTGAGGGTGGGATGGAATACCAGCAATTGGGGATGAGCAACCAAGATGCGGAGTGGTTGTCTTCCCGTCGCTTCACCATTGACGATATCGCCCGGATGTTTAACGTCAGCCCAATCTTTCTGCAAGAGTACTCAAACAGCACCTACAGCAATTTTAGCGAAGCCTCACGCGCCTTTCTGACTATCACCATGCGCCCGTGGCTCGCCAACTTTGAGCAACAAATCAAAGCCGCCTTGCTGATGGCCTCGCCGAAACGGGGCGTTCGCTATCAGGTGGAGTTTGATACGGCCGACTTGCTGCGTGCTAACCCACGGGAACGCTTCCAGAGTTATGAGACGGCGATTAAGTCGGGGGTGATGTCACCGAATGAAGCCCGTGAACGGGAGGGCTTATCGCCGCGTGAAGGGGGTGATGAATTCAGCCAGGCATGGAAGCAAGAAATCCAGATCAAGCAACCACCGGAGGGCAAGGCATGA
- a CDS encoding HK97 family phage prohead protease: MNNDFEIRTASLSAADKKLVGYAIRWNSRSHLLWDEFVEQFAPNAFRASLTAGTDVRALYEHDHMNLLGRTASGTLQLSEDATGLRFELTPPDTQLGRDVLTLVERGDISGMSFGFRALKDQWDIGQEPYVRTVLEAELREITITSLPAYPESGVEIAKRSLNGVTPRAVDLRHYWLQLSEV; this comes from the coding sequence ATGAATAACGATTTTGAAATCCGCACCGCCTCTTTATCAGCGGCAGATAAAAAGCTGGTCGGTTACGCGATCCGGTGGAACAGCCGCTCACATCTCTTGTGGGATGAGTTCGTGGAACAGTTCGCCCCGAATGCCTTTCGTGCCAGTTTAACGGCGGGTACTGATGTCAGGGCACTGTATGAACATGATCACATGAACCTGTTAGGCCGTACCGCCTCCGGCACCTTACAGCTTAGTGAAGATGCTACCGGATTACGCTTCGAGTTAACCCCGCCTGACACCCAATTAGGCCGCGATGTATTAACGCTGGTTGAGCGCGGGGATATCTCCGGCATGTCCTTTGGATTCAGGGCATTGAAGGATCAGTGGGATATTGGTCAGGAACCGTATGTCAGAACCGTTTTAGAGGCTGAATTACGGGAAATTACGATCACCAGCCTGCCCGCCTACCCTGAGAGCGGGGTGGAGATTGCCAAGCGCTCACTCAATGGGGTTACGCCCCGTGCGGTTGATTTGCGTCATTACTGGCTGCAACTGTCTGAGGTGTAA
- a CDS encoding phage major capsid protein — MKKLLELRQQKATLTEQMRTLLTKAETEKRSLTEEEAKQFDELRSQSDALNAEIARYEALSDEERHQAKIQPASEKLSNDELRHYIVTGETRTLSTGVPSEGGYTVIPELNKQIMQQLTDESVMRRICTLKTTRSNEYKQLVSVGGAAVVHGEEGKARGETGTPKMEEVSIKLFPIYAYPKTTQEIIDFSDVDILGWLTSEIADTFVDTEETDLVSGDGSKKAKGFLSYPRDTQADKARAFGTLQKLEVATLEADSLIDLKFLLRNKYRKNAVWVMNSNTAAKVQKLKNGNGDYIWRERLQAGDPDMLLGLPVHYLEFMPDNVIGLGDFKRDYFIVDHETGTRTRPDNITEPGSYKVHTDKYLGGGLVDSNAIKVLELKAGK, encoded by the coding sequence ATGAAAAAGCTACTTGAATTACGCCAGCAAAAAGCAACCCTCACCGAACAAATGCGCACCCTGCTTACCAAAGCCGAAACTGAAAAACGCTCATTGACCGAAGAGGAAGCCAAACAGTTCGACGAACTGCGCAGCCAGTCCGATGCCCTGAATGCTGAAATTGCCCGCTACGAAGCCTTATCTGATGAAGAACGCCATCAGGCGAAGATCCAGCCGGCCAGCGAAAAACTCAGTAATGACGAACTGCGCCACTATATCGTGACCGGCGAAACCCGCACCTTGTCTACGGGCGTGCCGTCCGAGGGTGGCTATACCGTTATCCCTGAACTAAACAAACAAATCATGCAACAACTGACTGATGAATCAGTCATGCGCCGGATCTGTACCCTCAAGACTACGCGCAGCAACGAATACAAGCAGTTGGTTTCGGTCGGTGGGGCAGCGGTAGTACACGGGGAAGAGGGCAAGGCTCGCGGTGAGACTGGAACGCCGAAGATGGAAGAAGTCAGCATTAAGCTGTTCCCGATTTACGCTTACCCCAAGACAACCCAAGAAATCATCGATTTTAGCGACGTGGATATCTTGGGCTGGCTGACCTCTGAGATTGCAGACACCTTCGTCGATACCGAAGAAACGGATCTTGTCAGCGGTGACGGCAGCAAAAAAGCCAAGGGTTTCCTGTCTTATCCCCGTGATACCCAAGCCGACAAAGCACGCGCTTTCGGCACCCTGCAAAAGCTGGAAGTTGCCACTCTTGAGGCCGACAGCCTGATTGACCTTAAGTTCCTGCTCAGGAACAAGTACCGCAAGAACGCTGTTTGGGTGATGAACTCCAACACAGCCGCCAAGGTACAGAAGCTGAAAAACGGCAACGGCGATTATATCTGGCGGGAACGCTTGCAAGCCGGTGATCCAGATATGTTACTGGGCTTGCCTGTTCACTATCTCGAATTTATGCCAGATAACGTTATCGGTCTGGGTGACTTCAAGCGCGATTACTTCATTGTTGACCATGAAACAGGCACCCGCACCCGTCCCGACAATATCACTGAACCGGGATCTTATAAGGTACATACCGATAAGTATCTGGGTGGCGGTTTGGTGGACTCCAACGCAATAAAGGTGCTGGAACTGAAAGCCGGCAAATAA
- a CDS encoding DUF6201 family protein has protein sequence MKMIKFIKYGLFAIFFLWWFFLSHVTFLPSFLERMERSEDNYHVVFYDTLPINPIGLYYFLTKPAPYFAVLYKDNKYIGQSYPYYMVSDAIMIGDNYGFPHGKLNYFYILCCDEYDIPVKDEDKKWWSQILQYFHL, from the coding sequence ATGAAGATGATTAAATTTATAAAATATGGATTATTTGCTATATTTTTTCTATGGTGGTTCTTTTTATCACATGTAACCTTTTTACCATCTTTTCTAGAAAGAATGGAAAGAAGCGAAGATAATTACCATGTTGTTTTTTATGACACTCTTCCTATAAATCCAATCGGGCTTTATTATTTTTTAACAAAACCAGCACCCTATTTTGCTGTGTTGTATAAAGACAATAAATATATTGGTCAAAGCTATCCATATTATATGGTAAGTGATGCCATAATGATTGGAGATAATTACGGATTTCCTCATGGTAAATTGAATTATTTTTATATTTTATGTTGTGATGAATATGATATTCCAGTCAAGGATGAAGACAAAAAATGGTGGAGTCAAATCCTCCAATACTTTCATTTGTAA
- a CDS encoding DUF6402 family protein, whose amino-acid sequence MSILKTKTVKGGETTTILFDELSLYDIPKIMDKMGWTTASALMKHWFSFEKDFRLDTETKSKYINGPSINIPQERVNDSIVKMDWAMHYEVVNKKIDELKNVWASPKGKKRLFVDIYKRNEKNEVNGLINIGGEDKAVQLDYYSQINFREFGEYDDTIDELMGAIGVGILKVAVRGYFDITGGRKKFIVKKLGFYIKDTYDFNDQHKPMAGIGIPDRYNIASEVLGIWSRDGIVAKKEMAGYMASFMAKDFGWLYRHYKGYVPVFNRDFREWQDIHKEGGDFIVFSDVYWTEPLEKDKIIYEDD is encoded by the coding sequence ATGAGTATTTTAAAAACAAAAACCGTTAAAGGCGGTGAAACTACAACGATTCTATTTGATGAATTATCGCTTTATGATATTCCAAAAATTATGGATAAGATGGGATGGACGACAGCATCAGCTTTGATGAAACATTGGTTTTCTTTTGAAAAAGATTTTAGATTGGATACTGAAACAAAAAGTAAATACATAAATGGACCTTCAATTAATATACCTCAAGAAAGGGTAAATGATTCAATAGTGAAAATGGATTGGGCGATGCACTATGAAGTAGTAAATAAAAAAATCGATGAGCTAAAGAACGTTTGGGCTAGTCCAAAAGGAAAAAAAAGATTATTTGTTGATATATATAAAAGAAATGAAAAAAATGAAGTGAATGGGCTTATAAACATAGGTGGTGAAGATAAGGCGGTTCAGCTTGATTATTACTCTCAAATTAATTTTAGAGAATTCGGTGAATATGATGATACAATTGATGAATTAATGGGAGCGATAGGAGTTGGTATTTTAAAAGTTGCAGTAAGGGGGTATTTCGATATAACAGGTGGCAGGAAAAAATTCATAGTTAAAAAATTGGGTTTTTATATAAAGGATACATACGATTTCAATGACCAACATAAGCCAATGGCGGGGATTGGCATTCCTGATAGATACAATATTGCAAGTGAGGTATTAGGTATATGGTCAAGAGATGGAATTGTTGCTAAAAAGGAAATGGCAGGATATATGGCTAGTTTTATGGCTAAAGATTTTGGGTGGCTATATAGACACTACAAAGGATATGTTCCTGTTTTTAACAGAGACTTTAGGGAGTGGCAAGACATCCATAAGGAAGGAGGGGACTTTATTGTCTTTTCTGATGTGTATTGGACAGAACCATTAGAGAAGGACAAAATAATATATGAAGATGATTAA